In Peromyscus leucopus breed LL Stock chromosome 16_21, UCI_PerLeu_2.1, whole genome shotgun sequence, a single genomic region encodes these proteins:
- the LOC114705838 gene encoding LOW QUALITY PROTEIN: heterogeneous nuclear ribonucleoprotein L-like (The sequence of the model RefSeq protein was modified relative to this genomic sequence to represent the inferred CDS: deleted 1 base in 1 codon; substituted 1 base at 1 genomic stop codon), which produces MSSSTTSSSPKEETYEEEDREFESQAKRLKTEEGEIGYSAEESETRQEAMPQAGSDSDGGSGSGGGGGDGDEEGDGDKGGSGGGDEGGSGGSGGDEEGDGDEGRSGSGGGPRSMPQSMEGGGSHHQVSVSPVVHARGLCESVVEADLVEGLEKFGTICHLMMMPFKRQALVEFENVDSAKECVTFAADESVYKAGQQAFFNYSASKRIIRPGNTDDPSGGNKVLLLSIQNPLFPITVDVLYIVCNPVGKVQRIVIFKRNGIQAMVEFESVLCAQKAKAALNGADIYAGCCTLKIEYARPTRLNVIRNDNDSWDYTKPYLGRXDRGKGLQRQAILGDHPSSFRHDGYGSHGPLLPLPSRYRMGSRDTPALVAYPLPQASSSYMHGGRPSGSVVMVSGLHQLNMNCSRVFNLFCLYGNIEKVKFMKTIPGTALVEMGDEYAVERAVTRLNNVKLFGKRLNVCISKQHSVVPSQVFELEDGTSSYKDFAMSKNNRFTSAGQASKNIIQPPSCVLHYYNVPLCVTEETFTKLCNDHEVLPFIKYKVFHRKVSAKTLSGLLEWKRKTDAVEALTALNHYQIRVPNGSKPNTLKLCFSTSSHLQEEKSMLDLRSSLLQF; this is translated from the exons atgtcctcctccaccacctcctcctccccgaAGGAGGAGACATACGAGGAGGAGGACCGGGAGTTCGAGAGCCAGGCCAAGCGCCTCAAGACCGAGGAAGGAGAGATCGGCTACTCGGCGGAGGAGAGCGAGACTCGCCAGGAAGCGATGCCTCAGGCCGGGAGCGACAGCGatggcggcagcggcagcggcggcggtggagGCGATGGAGACGAAGAAGGTGACGGCGACAAAGGAGGGAGCGGCGGCGGCGACGAAGGAGggagcggcggcagcggcggcgacgAAGAAGGTGACGGCGACGAAGGAAGgagcggcagtggcggcggccCCCGG AGCATGCCACAGTCCATGGAAGGAGGTGGAAGTCATCATCAAGTTTCTGTCTCCCCTGTTGTGCATGCCCGAGGGCTCTGTGAGTCGGTGGTGGAAGCCGACCttgtggaggggctggagaaatttgGGACAATATGCCACCTGATGATGATGCCGTTTAAACGACAGGCTCTAGTGGAGTTTGAAAATGTAGATAGTGCCAAAGAGTGTGTGACATTTGCTGCAGATGAGTCTGTGTACAAAGCTGGCCAACAGGCTTTCTTCAACTATTCTGCAAGTAAAAGAATCATCCGGCCAGGAAACACTGATGATCCCTCAGGGGGCAACAAAGTTCTCCTGCTCTCCATTCAGAATCCTCTTTTTCCAATCACAGTGGATGTTCTATATATAGTATGCAACCCTGTTGGAAAAGTACAACGTATTGTTATATTCAAGAGAAATGGGATACAAGCAATGGTTGAGTTTGAGTCGGTCCTTTGTGCCCAAAAAGCTAAAGCAGCACTCAATGGAGCTGATATATATGCCGGATGTTGCACACTAAAAATCGAATATGCAAGGCCAACTCGTCTAAATGTCATTAGGAATGACAATGACAGTTGGGACTACACTAAGCCTTATTTGGGAAGATGAG ATAGAGGAAAGGGTCTCCAGAGACAAGCCATTTTGGGAGATCATCCTTCTTCGTTTAGACATGATGGCTATGGATCCCATGGTCCATTGTTGCCTTTACCAAGTCGTTACAGAATGGGCTCTAGAGATACACCTGCACTTGTTGCTTATCCATTACCACAAGCTTCTTCCTCTTACATGCATGGAGGAAGACCCTCTGGCTCCGTTGTCATGGTCAGTGGATTACACCAGCTCAACATGAATTGTTCAAGAGTCTTCAACCTGTTCTGCTTGTATGGAAATATCGAAAAGGTAAAATTTATGAAGACCATTCCTGGCACAGCACTTGTAGAAATGGGTGACGAGTATGCTGTAGAAAGAGCTGTCACACGCCTTAATAATGTCAAACTCTTTGGGAAAAGACTTAATGTTTGTATATCTAAACAACATTCAGTTGTTCCGAGTCAAGTATTTGAGCTGGAGGATGGTACAAGTAGCTACAAAGATTTTGCAATGAGTAAAAATAATCGCTTTACAAGTGCTGGCCAAGCATCTAAGAATATAATCCAGCCACCCTCCTGTGTGCTGCATTATTATAATGTTCCACTGTGTGTCACAGAGGAGACCTTCACAAAGTTGTGTAACGACCACGAAGTCCTTCCATTCATCAAATACAAAGTGTTCCACAGGAAAGTTTCTGCTAAAACCCTCTCGGGGTTGCTGGAGTGGAAACGCAAGACTGACGCCGTGGAAGCTCTCACTGCACTCAACCACTACCAGATCCGAGTCCCAAATGGTTCCAAACCCAATACATTGAAGCTTTGCTTTTCTACATCATCCCATTTACAAGAAGAGAAGAGCATGTTAGATTTACGTTCATCTTTATTACAGTTTTAA